The proteins below are encoded in one region of Enhydrobacter sp.:
- the carA gene encoding glutamine-hydrolyzing carbamoyl-phosphate synthase small subunit: protein MTSPKTAGANDAAPRWATAALVLADGAVFWGKGVGAARHAVGEVCFNTSMTGYQEIITDPSYAGQIITFTFPHVGNVGTNLEDIESINPAARGVVLRGDITEPANWRAARPLDDWLTSHGLPGVCGVDTREITRRVRDGGAPNGVVVHAPDGKFDIPKYVRIARDWPGLEGMDLAIEVTAKQSYQWDETAWTLGKGYGKLEKPRYHVVAVDYGAKRNILRCLANIGCKVTVVPATASAEDILRHKPDGVFLSNGPGDPAATAAYAVPAIQGVIESRVPIFGICLGHQLLALTLGGKTRKMERGHRGANQPVKDLTTGKVEITSQNHGFCVLPESLPETVEVTHVSLFDGTNEGLRCTDKPIFSVQYHPEASPGPTDSHYLFDRFVEMIDKSKNAK, encoded by the coding sequence ATGACTTCACCCAAGACCGCCGGCGCGAACGACGCCGCGCCGCGTTGGGCCACGGCCGCGCTGGTCCTGGCCGATGGTGCGGTCTTCTGGGGCAAGGGCGTCGGCGCGGCCCGCCATGCCGTGGGCGAGGTCTGCTTCAACACCTCGATGACCGGCTACCAGGAGATCATCACCGATCCCTCCTATGCCGGCCAGATCATCACCTTCACCTTCCCGCATGTCGGCAATGTCGGCACCAACCTCGAGGACATCGAGAGCATCAACCCGGCCGCGCGCGGCGTGGTGCTGCGCGGCGACATCACCGAGCCGGCCAACTGGCGTGCCGCCAGGCCGCTCGACGATTGGCTGACGAGTCACGGCCTGCCGGGCGTCTGCGGCGTCGACACGCGCGAGATCACGCGCCGCGTACGTGACGGCGGCGCCCCCAACGGCGTGGTCGTCCATGCGCCCGACGGCAAGTTCGACATCCCGAAGTACGTCAGGATCGCGCGGGACTGGCCCGGCCTCGAAGGCATGGATCTCGCGATCGAGGTCACGGCCAAGCAGAGCTACCAGTGGGACGAGACCGCCTGGACGCTGGGCAAGGGCTACGGCAAGCTCGAGAAGCCGCGCTACCACGTCGTCGCCGTCGATTACGGCGCCAAGCGCAACATCCTGCGCTGCCTCGCCAACATCGGCTGCAAGGTGACGGTGGTGCCGGCGACCGCGAGCGCCGAGGACATCCTGCGCCACAAGCCGGACGGCGTGTTCCTGTCCAACGGCCCGGGCGACCCGGCGGCGACCGCCGCCTATGCCGTGCCGGCGATCCAGGGCGTGATCGAGAGCAGGGTGCCGATCTTCGGCATCTGTCTCGGCCATCAGCTCCTCGCGCTGACGCTGGGCGGCAAGACGCGCAAGATGGAGCGCGGCCATCGCGGCGCCAACCAGCCGGTCAAGGACCTGACCACGGGCAAGGTCGAGATCACCTCGCAGAACCATGGCTTCTGCGTGCTCCCCGAGTCGCTGCCCGAGACGGTCGAGGTGACGCACGTGTCGCTGTTCGACGGCACCAACGAGGGCCTGCGCTGCACCGACAAGCCGATCTTCTCGGTCCAGTACCATCCCGAGGCCTCGCCCGGCCCGACCGACAGCCACTACCTCTTCGACCGCTTCGTCGAAATGATCGACAAGAGCAAGAACGCCAAATGA
- a CDS encoding mechanosensitive ion channel family protein, which translates to MSMQNVLDMVGRVADWLPNWLIAVLVLAAAAGLALLLHGAAVRLMRRLVAPRHVFVQSLLSATRSLSRAALVLFALAIVLPAVPLDREATRIVAHWLLVLFIVLVGWAGITALMLATDFYLARSRAGDPSDPLARKHVTQVRVLRRVTVTVAIIITVAAALMTFDSVRQYGVSLIASAGAAGIVVGLALRPLLTNLFAGIQLAITQPIRLGDAVIVENEWGWVEEITGTYVVIKIWDWRRLVVPLSYFLEKPFQNWTRQSTDLIGTVLLWVDYTVPVARIRAELEKVAKASKLWDGQVVNLQVVDSNDRALQLRALVSARTSPEAWDLRCEVREKLILFLQQEYPGALPKQRAELIDLAERRSSAAQQAVAGL; encoded by the coding sequence ATGTCCATGCAGAACGTTCTCGACATGGTCGGCCGTGTGGCCGACTGGCTCCCCAACTGGCTGATCGCGGTGCTGGTCCTCGCCGCGGCGGCGGGGCTCGCCCTGCTGCTGCACGGCGCCGCGGTGCGGCTGATGCGGCGGCTGGTGGCGCCGCGCCATGTCTTCGTGCAGTCGCTGCTCTCGGCCACGCGGTCGCTGTCGCGCGCGGCGCTGGTGCTGTTCGCGCTGGCCATCGTGTTGCCGGCGGTGCCGCTCGACCGGGAGGCCACGCGCATCGTCGCGCACTGGCTGCTCGTGCTCTTCATCGTGCTGGTGGGTTGGGCCGGCATCACGGCGCTGATGCTGGCCACCGACTTCTACCTCGCGCGCTCGCGGGCCGGCGACCCGTCCGATCCGCTGGCGCGCAAGCACGTGACCCAGGTGCGCGTGCTGCGCCGAGTCACGGTGACGGTCGCCATCATCATCACCGTCGCCGCCGCGCTCATGACCTTCGATTCGGTGCGCCAGTACGGCGTCAGCCTGATCGCCTCGGCGGGCGCCGCCGGCATCGTGGTCGGCCTCGCGCTCCGGCCGCTGCTCACCAACCTGTTCGCCGGCATCCAGCTCGCCATCACCCAGCCGATCCGCCTCGGCGACGCGGTGATCGTCGAGAACGAATGGGGCTGGGTCGAGGAGATCACCGGCACCTATGTCGTGATCAAGATCTGGGACTGGCGCCGGCTGGTGGTGCCGCTCTCCTATTTCCTCGAGAAGCCGTTCCAGAACTGGACGCGGCAGAGCACCGACCTGATCGGCACGGTGCTGCTGTGGGTCGACTACACCGTGCCGGTGGCGCGCATCCGCGCCGAGCTCGAGAAGGTCGCCAAGGCGAGCAAGCTCTGGGACGGGCAGGTGGTGAACCTGCAGGTGGTCGACAGCAACGACCGCGCCCTGCAGCTTCGCGCGCTGGTGAGCGCCCGCACCTCGCCCGAGGCCTGGGACCTGCGCTGCGAGGTGCGCGAGAAGCTGATCCTGTTCCTGCAGCAGGAATATCCGGGGGCCCTGCCCAAGCAGCGCGCCGAGCTGATCGATCTCGCCGAACGCCGCTCATCCGCCGCCCAACAGGCCGTCGCCGGCCTGTAG
- the dnaG gene encoding DNA primase, with the protein MPSATAQGAHYTWVMAFPSGFLDELRARLSLSDIVGRKVALKRRSGAEFAGLCPFHNEKTPSFTVNDRKGFFHCFGCGEHGDAVGFVMKTEGLSFPEAVEKLAREAGLPVPRATPVERARAERAATLQEVVEAAARWFQKQLRLPVGRPGLDYLRGRGLGDETIDDFRLGFAPDSRDGLLAALKREGVPVDKIVEAGLAIQPEDQGREPYDRFRGRVMFTINDRRGRAIAFGGRVMGAGEPKYLNSPETPLFHKGANLYCLDRARVAAAGEQPVIVAEGYMDVIALHGAGFTGAVAPLGTALTEGQLGELWKLADEPCLCFDGDNAGRRAAQRAADRALPLLRPGKSLRFLALPAGEDPDSLIRSHGAQAIRRVLELARPLADLVWEMETDGRPIDTPERQASLQSALQQRVEQIADPMVRRYYSQEMWNRLQRLREAERAAWRSAGRPPGRAGAKTGATRLPRGPAGPWGVPASAGADARRAAIDLDGASRQVQILLGALVERPAMLHVLAEEAGRLPTERHPELARLQRGLLDALALVPLGVDPAADDAAAGDAPLEAQLITDHLRRNGLERLAETARSKARQVFRSNPQDNDGWVGQWRRIADHMTRHLANMTELEQARDALARNPTEENDERMKALLNRISRETLEASR; encoded by the coding sequence GTGCCGAGTGCAACGGCGCAGGGTGCGCACTACACTTGGGTCATGGCCTTCCCCTCGGGCTTTCTGGATGAATTGCGCGCGCGCCTCAGCCTCAGCGACATCGTCGGCCGCAAGGTCGCGCTGAAGCGCCGCTCGGGCGCGGAATTCGCCGGGCTCTGCCCGTTCCACAACGAGAAGACGCCCTCCTTCACGGTGAACGACCGCAAGGGCTTCTTCCACTGCTTCGGCTGCGGCGAGCATGGCGATGCGGTGGGCTTCGTCATGAAAACCGAGGGCCTCTCCTTCCCCGAAGCGGTGGAGAAGCTCGCGCGCGAGGCGGGCCTGCCGGTACCGCGCGCCACGCCGGTTGAGCGGGCGCGTGCCGAGCGCGCGGCGACCTTGCAGGAGGTGGTCGAGGCGGCCGCGCGCTGGTTCCAGAAGCAGCTTCGCCTGCCCGTCGGCCGGCCGGGCCTCGACTATCTGCGCGGCCGCGGCCTCGGCGACGAGACGATCGACGACTTCCGCCTGGGCTTCGCGCCGGACTCGCGCGACGGCCTGCTCGCGGCGCTGAAGCGCGAGGGCGTGCCGGTCGACAAGATCGTCGAGGCGGGGCTTGCCATCCAGCCGGAGGACCAGGGCCGCGAGCCCTACGACCGCTTCCGCGGCCGGGTGATGTTCACCATCAACGACCGGCGCGGCCGCGCCATCGCCTTCGGCGGCCGCGTCATGGGCGCAGGCGAGCCCAAGTACCTCAACTCGCCCGAGACGCCCCTCTTCCACAAGGGCGCCAACCTCTATTGCCTGGACCGCGCCCGCGTCGCGGCTGCCGGCGAGCAGCCGGTGATCGTGGCCGAAGGCTACATGGACGTGATCGCCCTGCACGGCGCGGGCTTTACAGGCGCCGTGGCGCCCTTGGGCACGGCCCTCACCGAAGGCCAGCTCGGCGAGCTTTGGAAGCTCGCCGACGAGCCCTGTCTCTGCTTCGACGGCGACAATGCCGGCCGCCGCGCGGCCCAGCGCGCCGCCGACCGCGCGCTGCCGCTGTTGCGGCCGGGCAAGAGCCTGCGCTTCCTGGCGCTGCCGGCCGGCGAGGATCCCGACAGCCTGATCCGCTCCCACGGGGCGCAGGCGATCCGCCGGGTCCTGGAACTCGCCCGCCCGCTCGCCGACCTCGTCTGGGAGATGGAGACCGACGGCAGGCCCATCGACACGCCCGAGCGGCAGGCGAGCCTGCAGAGCGCGCTGCAGCAGCGGGTCGAGCAGATCGCCGATCCGATGGTGCGCCGCTACTACAGCCAGGAGATGTGGAACCGCCTGCAGCGCCTGCGCGAGGCCGAGCGCGCGGCCTGGCGGTCGGCCGGGCGGCCACCCGGCCGGGCGGGCGCGAAAACCGGCGCCACCCGCCTGCCGCGCGGGCCCGCCGGCCCCTGGGGCGTACCGGCCTCGGCCGGCGCCGACGCGCGGCGCGCGGCCATCGATCTCGACGGCGCCTCGCGCCAGGTCCAGATCCTGCTGGGCGCCTTGGTCGAGCGGCCGGCCATGCTGCATGTCCTGGCCGAAGAGGCGGGCCGCCTGCCGACCGAGCGCCATCCCGAGCTGGCCCGGCTGCAGCGCGGGCTGCTGGACGCGCTCGCCCTGGTGCCGCTCGGGGTCGATCCCGCGGCCGACGATGCCGCAGCCGGCGACGCGCCCCTTGAAGCGCAGCTCATCACCGACCATCTGCGGCGCAACGGTTTGGAGCGGCTGGCCGAGACGGCCCGGTCGAAGGCACGGCAGGTTTTCCGAAGCAACCCTCAGGACAACGACGGCTGGGTCGGTCAGTGGCGGCGGATTGCCGACCACATGACCCGGCATCTGGCCAACATGACGGAACTGGAGCAGGCCCGGGACGCGCTGGCCCGCAATCCGACCGAGGAGAACGACGAAAGGATGAAGGCCCTGCTCAACCGGATCAGCCGGGAAACCCTGGAAGCCAGCCGATAG
- a CDS encoding GatB/YqeY domain-containing protein, producing the protein MLRDQLNEALKDAMRARDMGAVGTIRLILAKLKEVDIAQRTEANREGVGDDRILSMLQGMIKQRNESITLYEKGNRADLADKEKAEIAVIQRFLPKQMDEAAVEAAVKDAVAAAGARSIKDMGGVMAALKAKYAGQMDFAKASAIVKKVLAGS; encoded by the coding sequence ATGCTGCGCGATCAACTGAACGAGGCGCTGAAGGACGCCATGCGGGCCCGCGACATGGGCGCCGTCGGCACCATCCGGCTGATCCTGGCCAAGCTCAAGGAGGTCGACATCGCCCAGCGCACCGAGGCCAACCGCGAGGGCGTCGGCGACGACCGGATCCTCTCCATGCTGCAGGGCATGATCAAGCAGAGGAACGAATCGATCACGCTCTACGAGAAGGGCAACCGCGCCGATCTCGCCGACAAGGAGAAGGCCGAGATCGCCGTCATCCAGCGCTTCCTGCCCAAGCAAATGGACGAGGCAGCGGTCGAGGCCGCCGTGAAGGACGCCGTCGCGGCAGCGGGCGCCAGGTCGATCAAGGACATGGGCGGCGTGATGGCGGCCCTGAAGGCCAAATACGCCGGCCAGATGGACTTCGCCAAGGCCTCCGCCATCGTGAAGAAGGTGCTGGCGGGAAGCTAA
- a CDS encoding AraC family transcriptional regulator yields the protein MTDLIRSACLSSYPEVARSVGLLPMKMLAAVGIDSRCLDDPDIKMPTGALGRLLEASARAAKVEDFGLRLAETRSLAVLGPVGLLVCQEPTVREAMVALARYIRVHNEAMLIRVEELGDDAIISVELRLARPAPMRQGIELAVGVLYRVLRSLLGPGWRPLVHFTHDAPADRSTHRRIFGTRVEFGRDFNGIVCLRRDLDHAIPSANPTLARYARLQLEGMLARPNATLEDKVRELVQLQLPSGRCTIEHVARQLDLDRRTLHRKLAAEGRTFSQILESVRTEIVTRMLQSGERPLTGVADLLGFSDLSAFSRWFRTRFGLSPSAWRMKVGPQR from the coding sequence TATCCGGAGGTAGCCCGATCGGTGGGGCTGCTGCCGATGAAGATGCTCGCGGCGGTGGGAATAGACAGTCGCTGCCTCGACGATCCCGACATCAAGATGCCGACGGGTGCACTCGGGCGACTGCTCGAAGCGTCGGCGCGCGCGGCGAAGGTCGAGGATTTCGGCCTGCGCCTCGCCGAAACCCGCTCCCTCGCGGTGCTCGGCCCGGTCGGACTACTGGTCTGCCAGGAGCCGACGGTGCGTGAAGCGATGGTGGCGCTTGCGCGCTACATACGCGTGCACAACGAGGCGATGCTCATACGCGTGGAGGAACTCGGTGACGACGCGATCATCAGCGTCGAACTGCGGCTCGCGCGACCGGCCCCTATGCGCCAAGGCATCGAACTGGCGGTGGGCGTGCTCTACCGCGTGCTGCGCTCGCTGCTGGGGCCCGGCTGGCGGCCGCTCGTGCACTTCACGCACGACGCTCCCGCCGACCGCTCGACGCACCGGCGGATCTTCGGCACGCGCGTCGAGTTCGGCCGTGACTTCAACGGCATCGTCTGCCTGCGGCGCGATCTCGATCATGCGATTCCGTCCGCGAACCCGACGCTCGCACGCTATGCGCGCCTGCAGCTCGAAGGGATGCTTGCGCGTCCGAATGCGACCCTGGAAGACAAGGTGCGGGAACTGGTACAATTGCAGCTTCCCTCGGGCCGGTGCACCATCGAGCACGTCGCCCGCCAGCTCGATCTCGACCGGCGGACCCTTCATCGCAAGCTGGCCGCTGAAGGCCGCACCTTTTCACAGATCCTCGAGTCGGTGCGGACCGAGATCGTCACGCGCATGCTGCAAAGCGGCGAGCGACCCCTGACCGGAGTTGCCGATCTGCTGGGCTTCTCCGATCTCAGTGCCTTTTCCCGGTGGTTCCGTACGCGCTTCGGTCTCAGCCCTTCGGCGTGGCGAATGAAGGTCGGTCCGCAGCGTTAA
- the rpoD gene encoding RNA polymerase sigma factor RpoD, with protein sequence MATKTATVSQPEAPEARDDGPDAPLLDTLGAELKKLIQKGKERGYVTYDELNAALPPDEVSSEQIEDTMAMLSEAGVNVVESEEQEDTTTSGATEPAKTAVVAAEATGEDEELGRTDDPVRMYLREMGSVELLSREGEIEIAKRIEAGQDRMIGGICESPMTITALLAWRDAINEGRMLLRDVIDLEATQGGVPGEGKSEGAAAAAPRPPVVKAPVLKPVVARPGTVVTGANGETTVEATVEGGEDDDENALSLSALEEKLKPEVLRTLTKIAKVYAEMSKVQNRRLSTLARGQKPSAEFEKSYEKHRKKIVELVRTVHINANRIEQLKLALYDLNRKLMMLEGKLLRHAESFRIPRQDFLENYLTHEIDPNWLDKVGKLPGKGWKDFAKKRGPEIEKIREEIKAISDHCGAPIFEYRRMVKTVQDGEREMMRAKKEMIEANLRLVISIAKKYTNRGLQFLDLIQEGNIGLMKAVDKFEYRRGYKFSTYATWWIRQAITRSIADQARTIRIPVHMIETINKLVRTSRQMLHEIGREPQPEELAEKLGMPLEKVRKVLKIAKEPISLETPIGDEEDSHLGDFIEDKNAVIPLEAAIQGNLRESTTRVLATLTPREERVLRMRFGIGMNTDHTLEEVGQQFSVTRERIRQIEAKALRKLKHPSRSRMLRSFLDQG encoded by the coding sequence ATGGCGACTAAGACCGCTACCGTCAGTCAACCCGAAGCTCCCGAGGCCCGCGACGACGGGCCGGATGCTCCCCTCCTCGATACTCTGGGAGCCGAACTCAAGAAACTGATCCAGAAGGGCAAGGAGCGCGGCTACGTCACCTACGACGAGCTGAACGCCGCCCTGCCGCCGGACGAGGTCTCGTCCGAGCAGATCGAGGACACGATGGCGATGCTCTCGGAGGCGGGCGTCAACGTCGTGGAGTCCGAGGAGCAGGAAGACACCACCACCTCCGGCGCGACCGAGCCCGCCAAGACCGCCGTGGTGGCGGCCGAGGCGACCGGCGAGGACGAGGAGCTCGGCCGCACCGACGATCCGGTGCGCATGTACCTGCGCGAGATGGGCAGCGTCGAGCTCCTGAGCCGCGAGGGCGAGATCGAGATCGCCAAGCGCATCGAGGCCGGCCAGGACCGGATGATCGGCGGCATCTGCGAAAGCCCGATGACCATCACGGCGCTGCTCGCCTGGCGCGACGCGATCAACGAAGGCCGCATGCTGCTGCGCGACGTGATCGACCTCGAGGCGACGCAGGGCGGCGTGCCCGGCGAAGGCAAGAGCGAAGGCGCGGCGGCGGCCGCGCCGCGCCCGCCGGTGGTCAAGGCGCCGGTGCTGAAGCCGGTGGTGGCGCGGCCCGGGACGGTCGTGACGGGCGCCAACGGCGAGACGACGGTCGAGGCCACCGTGGAAGGCGGCGAGGACGACGACGAGAACGCGCTCTCGCTCTCGGCGCTCGAGGAGAAGCTGAAGCCCGAGGTGCTGCGCACGCTGACCAAGATCGCCAAGGTCTATGCCGAGATGTCGAAGGTGCAGAACCGGCGCCTGTCGACGCTGGCGCGCGGCCAGAAGCCCAGCGCCGAGTTCGAGAAGAGCTACGAGAAGCACCGCAAGAAGATCGTCGAGCTGGTGCGCACGGTGCACATCAACGCCAACCGCATCGAGCAGCTCAAGCTCGCGCTCTACGACCTCAACCGCAAGCTGATGATGCTCGAGGGCAAGCTGCTGCGGCACGCCGAGAGCTTCCGCATCCCGCGCCAGGACTTCCTCGAGAACTACCTGACGCACGAGATCGACCCCAACTGGCTGGACAAGGTCGGCAAGCTGCCGGGCAAGGGCTGGAAGGACTTCGCGAAGAAGCGCGGTCCCGAGATCGAGAAGATCCGCGAGGAGATCAAGGCCATCTCCGACCATTGCGGGGCGCCGATCTTCGAGTATCGCCGCATGGTCAAGACCGTGCAGGACGGCGAGCGCGAGATGATGCGCGCCAAGAAGGAGATGATCGAGGCCAACCTGCGCCTCGTGATCTCGATCGCCAAGAAGTACACCAACCGCGGCCTGCAGTTCCTGGATCTCATCCAGGAGGGCAACATCGGGCTGATGAAGGCGGTCGACAAGTTCGAGTACCGCCGCGGCTACAAGTTCTCGACCTATGCCACGTGGTGGATCCGGCAGGCCATCACCCGCTCGATCGCCGACCAGGCGCGCACCATCCGCATCCCGGTGCACATGATCGAGACCATCAACAAGCTGGTGCGCACCAGCCGCCAGATGCTGCACGAGATCGGCCGCGAGCCGCAGCCGGAGGAGCTGGCCGAGAAGCTCGGCATGCCGCTCGAGAAGGTGCGCAAGGTGCTGAAGATCGCCAAGGAGCCGATCAGCCTCGAGACGCCGATCGGCGACGAGGAGGATTCGCACCTGGGCGACTTCATCGAGGACAAGAACGCGGTGATCCCGCTCGAGGCCGCGATCCAGGGCAACCTGCGCGAAAGCACCACGCGGGTGCTGGCCACGCTCACGCCGCGCGAGGAGCGCGTGCTGCGCATGCGCTTCGGCATCGGCATGAACACCGACCACACGCTGGAGGAGGTCGGCCAGCAGTTCTCGGTGACGCGCGAGCGCATCCGCCAGATCGAGGCCAAGGCGCTGCGCAAGCTGAAGCACCCCAGCCGCTCGCGCATGCTGCGCAGCTTCCTCGACCAGGGCTGA
- a CDS encoding amidohydrolase family protein, translating to MDWRPISADSHITEPPNCYVDHIDPAWRERAPRVVNKEGIGDTFIVEGMKTPVPLGLIAAAGVAPKDIRIGGARFEDLHRSGWDPSGRLADQDRDGVAAEVIYPTVGMLICNHPDFDYKKACFDAYNRWLQAYCSHAPDRLIGCGQTALRTVKEGIEDLERIKAMGFKGVMMPGNPGEKDYDDPIYDPFWEAAVALGLPLSWHILTSSGDNTLAKPRGPKINGFLAIIRGCQDIMGMLVFSGVFERHPALRVVCVEADAGWAPHFMYRMDHAYKRHRYWMKGKELARLPSEYFREHISLTFQDDWTAFQFADRLGEKQLMWANDFPHSDSTWPWSQDVLAEQTGHLDPALRKRILRDNVKELYKLAA from the coding sequence ATGGACTGGCGTCCGATCTCGGCCGATTCGCACATCACCGAGCCGCCCAACTGCTATGTCGACCATATCGACCCGGCGTGGCGCGAGCGCGCGCCGCGCGTCGTGAACAAGGAGGGGATCGGCGACACCTTCATCGTCGAGGGCATGAAGACGCCGGTGCCGCTCGGCCTGATCGCCGCGGCCGGCGTGGCGCCCAAGGACATCCGCATCGGCGGCGCGCGGTTCGAGGACCTGCACCGGAGCGGCTGGGACCCGAGCGGCCGGCTGGCCGACCAGGATCGCGACGGCGTCGCCGCCGAGGTGATCTATCCCACGGTCGGCATGCTGATCTGCAACCATCCCGACTTCGACTACAAGAAAGCCTGCTTCGACGCCTATAACCGCTGGCTCCAGGCCTATTGCAGCCACGCCCCCGACCGGTTGATCGGCTGCGGCCAGACGGCGCTGCGCACGGTCAAGGAGGGGATCGAGGATCTCGAGCGCATCAAGGCGATGGGCTTCAAGGGCGTGATGATGCCGGGTAATCCCGGCGAGAAGGACTACGACGATCCGATCTACGATCCGTTCTGGGAGGCCGCGGTCGCGCTCGGGCTGCCGCTCTCCTGGCACATCCTGACCTCGAGCGGCGACAATACGCTGGCCAAGCCGCGCGGGCCCAAGATCAACGGCTTCCTAGCGATCATCCGCGGCTGCCAGGACATCATGGGCATGCTGGTCTTCTCCGGCGTGTTCGAGCGCCATCCCGCGCTGCGCGTCGTCTGCGTCGAGGCCGACGCCGGCTGGGCGCCGCATTTCATGTACCGCATGGATCACGCCTACAAGCGGCACCGCTACTGGATGAAGGGCAAGGAGCTGGCCCGCCTGCCGTCGGAATATTTCCGCGAGCATATCTCGCTCACCTTCCAGGACGACTGGACGGCGTTCCAGTTCGCCGACCGGCTGGGCGAGAAGCAGCTCATGTGGGCCAACGACTTCCCGCACAGCGACTCGACCTGGCCGTGGAGCCAGGACGTGCTGGCCGAGCAGACCGGCCATCTCGACCCGGCCCTGCGCAAGCGCATCCTGCGCGACAACGTCAAGGAGCTCTACAAGCTCGCGGCATAA
- a CDS encoding TfoX/Sxy family protein — MAYDEKTAERVRKVLSGRRDVVEKKLMGGLCFMVKDGMCCSVSGRGGLLVRVGPEAFERMLAEPHVAPMEMRGRTMTGFVRVMPEGYRTEAALRKWVQRGVDFVLSPPAKPSRKRAK; from the coding sequence GTGGCCTACGACGAGAAGACGGCGGAACGGGTTCGCAAGGTGCTCTCCGGCCGTCGAGACGTGGTCGAGAAGAAGCTGATGGGCGGTCTCTGCTTCATGGTGAAGGACGGTATGTGCTGTTCCGTGAGCGGCCGCGGCGGCCTCCTGGTCCGGGTTGGCCCAGAGGCCTTCGAGCGCATGCTGGCCGAGCCGCACGTCGCGCCAATGGAAATGCGCGGGAGGACTATGACGGGCTTCGTGCGGGTGATGCCGGAGGGCTATCGAACGGAGGCGGCGTTGCGAAAGTGGGTACAACGCGGCGTTGATTTCGTCCTGTCCCCGCCGGCCAAGCCCAGCCGCAAACGAGCGAAATAG